From the Clavibacter phaseoli genome, one window contains:
- a CDS encoding peroxiredoxin yields the protein MALANDTQAPDFELANQFGERVRLSEYRGHRAVALVFFPLAFSGTCTGEMCQLEENLGLFADSRVELIGISVDSKHTLRAWAQQQGIDFQLLADFWPHGQVAKEYGVFLEEKGFANRATFLIDTRGIIRGSFITAPGEARELEAYRTAIRDLALVPA from the coding sequence ATGGCCCTGGCCAACGACACACAGGCTCCCGACTTCGAGCTCGCCAACCAGTTCGGCGAGCGCGTCCGGTTGAGCGAGTACCGCGGACACCGCGCGGTCGCCCTCGTCTTCTTCCCCCTCGCCTTCTCCGGGACCTGCACGGGCGAGATGTGCCAGCTCGAGGAGAACCTCGGCCTCTTCGCCGACAGCCGCGTGGAGCTCATCGGCATCAGCGTCGACAGCAAGCACACGCTGCGCGCCTGGGCCCAGCAGCAGGGCATCGACTTCCAGCTCCTCGCCGACTTCTGGCCCCACGGGCAGGTCGCGAAGGAGTACGGTGTGTTCCTCGAGGAGAAGGGGTTCGCGAACCGGGCCACCTTCCTCATCGACACGCGCGGCATCATCCGCGGCAGCTTCATCACGGCACCCGGCGAGGCGCGCGAGCTCGAGGCGTACCGCACCGCGATCCGCGACCTGGCGCTCGTCCCGGCCTG
- the aceE gene encoding pyruvate dehydrogenase (acetyl-transferring), homodimeric type: MTVNDQDPYSVNHTDQDPEETAEWNESLDGLVETQGRGRARDVMLSLLKRSKELHLGVPMVPTTDYINTIAPENEPDFPGDEDLERRYRAWIRWNAAVTVHRAQRPGIAVGGHIATYASSAALYEVGYNHFFRGQDHPGGGDQVFVQGHASPGTYARAFLEGRLSEHQLDGFRQEKSHAGGGLSSYPHPRLMPEFWQFPTVSMGLGPINAIYQAQANKYLTNRGIKDASDQQVWAFLGDGEMDEVESRGQLQVAANEKLDNLNFVINCNLQRLDGPVRGNGKIIQELESFFRGAGWNVIKVVWGREWDDLLARDTEGALLDLMNRTPDGDYQTYKAESGAYIRENFFGRDERTAKLVEGYTDDQIWNLKRGGHDYRKVYAAFKAASEHTGQPTVILAKTVKGYGLGPSFEGRNATHQMKKLTLDNLKQFRDEMRVPITDAQLEADPYLPPYYHPGQDDEAIQYMQERRRALGGYSPERRAKHTAITLPDDSAYRISKKGSGTQEIATTMAFVRLLKDLIRSKDFGNRVVPIIPDEARTFGIDAFFPTAKIYNPNGQHYTSVDRELLLSYKESPQGQIVHVGINEAGALAAFTNLGTTYSTQGEPLIPIYVFYSMFGFQRTGDAIWAAGDQMARGFLIGATAGRTTLTGEGLQHADGHSLVLSQTNPAIVSYDPAYAYEIGHIVRSGLERMYGGDHEDPNVMYYLTVYNEPIIHPSEPEGVDVDGIVRGVYKLKDGWVDGPKAQLMASGVAVPWALEAQQLLAEDWGVSADVWSVTSWGELRRDGLATEEHNMLHPHSETRVPYLEEKLRHAEGPFVAVTDFSHAVPDQIRQFVPGDYSTLGADGFGFSDTRPAARRFFAIDGPSMVVKTLQRLAKQGKVDQDAPKWAIDKYRLLDVNAGTTGSAGGEA; encoded by the coding sequence GTGACTGTCAACGACCAGGATCCGTACTCGGTGAACCACACCGACCAGGATCCGGAAGAGACCGCCGAATGGAACGAGTCCCTCGACGGGCTCGTCGAGACGCAGGGCCGGGGTCGCGCGCGCGACGTCATGCTCAGCCTCCTCAAGCGCTCGAAGGAGCTGCACCTCGGCGTGCCGATGGTCCCGACCACGGACTACATCAACACCATCGCGCCGGAGAACGAGCCCGACTTCCCCGGCGACGAGGACCTCGAGCGCCGCTACCGCGCGTGGATCCGCTGGAACGCGGCCGTCACGGTGCACCGGGCCCAGCGCCCCGGCATCGCGGTCGGCGGGCACATCGCCACGTACGCCTCCTCGGCCGCCCTCTACGAGGTCGGCTACAACCACTTCTTCCGCGGCCAGGACCACCCCGGCGGCGGCGACCAGGTCTTCGTGCAGGGCCACGCCTCCCCCGGCACCTACGCCCGCGCCTTCCTCGAGGGACGCCTGAGCGAGCACCAGCTCGACGGCTTCCGCCAGGAGAAGAGCCACGCCGGCGGCGGCCTCTCGTCGTACCCGCACCCCCGCCTCATGCCGGAGTTCTGGCAGTTCCCGACCGTGTCGATGGGCCTCGGCCCGATCAACGCGATCTACCAGGCGCAGGCGAACAAGTACCTCACCAACCGCGGCATCAAGGACGCGTCCGACCAGCAGGTCTGGGCGTTCCTCGGCGACGGCGAGATGGACGAGGTCGAGAGCCGCGGCCAGCTGCAGGTGGCGGCGAACGAGAAGCTCGACAACCTCAACTTCGTCATCAACTGCAACCTGCAGCGCCTCGACGGCCCGGTCCGCGGCAACGGCAAGATCATCCAGGAGCTCGAGAGCTTCTTCCGCGGCGCCGGCTGGAACGTCATCAAGGTCGTCTGGGGCCGCGAGTGGGACGACCTGCTCGCCCGCGACACCGAGGGCGCGCTCCTCGACCTCATGAACCGCACGCCGGACGGCGACTACCAGACCTACAAGGCCGAGAGCGGCGCCTACATCCGCGAGAACTTCTTCGGGCGCGACGAGCGCACCGCGAAGCTCGTCGAGGGCTACACGGACGACCAGATCTGGAACCTCAAGCGCGGCGGCCACGACTACCGCAAGGTGTACGCGGCATTCAAGGCGGCGAGCGAGCACACGGGCCAGCCCACGGTCATCCTCGCCAAGACGGTCAAGGGCTACGGCCTCGGCCCGAGCTTCGAGGGCCGCAACGCAACCCACCAGATGAAGAAGCTGACGCTGGACAACCTCAAGCAGTTCCGCGACGAGATGCGCGTGCCGATCACGGACGCCCAGCTCGAGGCGGACCCGTACCTGCCGCCGTACTACCACCCCGGCCAGGACGACGAGGCCATCCAGTACATGCAGGAGCGCCGCCGCGCGCTCGGCGGGTACTCGCCCGAGCGCCGCGCCAAGCACACGGCGATAACCCTCCCGGACGACTCCGCGTACCGCATCTCCAAGAAGGGATCCGGCACGCAGGAGATCGCCACGACCATGGCGTTCGTCCGCCTGCTGAAGGACCTCATCCGCTCGAAGGACTTCGGCAACCGCGTCGTCCCGATCATCCCGGACGAGGCCCGCACGTTCGGCATCGACGCCTTCTTCCCGACGGCGAAGATCTACAACCCGAACGGCCAGCACTACACGTCGGTCGACCGCGAGCTGCTGCTGTCCTACAAGGAGAGCCCGCAGGGCCAGATCGTGCACGTGGGCATCAACGAGGCGGGCGCCCTGGCGGCGTTCACCAACCTCGGCACCACGTACTCGACGCAGGGCGAGCCGCTCATCCCGATCTACGTCTTCTACTCGATGTTCGGGTTCCAGCGCACGGGCGACGCGATCTGGGCGGCCGGCGACCAGATGGCGCGCGGCTTCCTCATCGGCGCCACCGCGGGACGCACCACGCTCACCGGCGAGGGCCTCCAGCACGCTGACGGCCACTCGCTCGTCCTCTCGCAGACGAACCCGGCGATCGTGTCCTACGACCCGGCGTACGCCTACGAGATCGGGCACATCGTGCGGTCCGGCCTCGAGCGCATGTACGGCGGGGACCACGAGGACCCGAACGTCATGTACTACCTCACGGTCTACAACGAGCCGATCATCCACCCGAGCGAGCCCGAGGGCGTGGACGTGGACGGCATCGTCCGCGGCGTCTACAAGCTCAAGGACGGCTGGGTCGACGGACCCAAGGCGCAGCTCATGGCGTCCGGCGTCGCGGTCCCGTGGGCCCTGGAGGCGCAGCAGCTGCTGGCCGAGGACTGGGGCGTCTCCGCCGACGTGTGGTCCGTCACCTCGTGGGGCGAGCTGCGCCGCGACGGCCTGGCCACGGAGGAGCACAACATGCTCCACCCGCACTCCGAGACCCGGGTCCCGTACCTGGAGGAGAAGCTGCGTCACGCCGAGGGCCCGTTCGTCGCGGTCACCGACTTCTCGCACGCGGTCCCCGACCAGATCCGCCAGTTCGTCCCCGGGGACTACTCGACGCTCGGCGCCGACGGCTTCGGCTTCTCGGACACGCGTCCGGCTGCCCGCCGCTTCTTCGCGATCGACGGTCCGTCGATGGTCGTGAAGACGCTGCAGCGGCTCGCGAAGCAGGGCAAGGTCGACCAGGACGCGCCGAAGTGGGCGATCGACAAGTACCGTCTGCTCGACGTGAACGCCGGCACGACCGGATCGGCGGGCGGCGAGGCGTGA
- a CDS encoding PucR family transcriptional regulator, with amino-acid sequence MTPSDRHDTDVETGETKAETLTWLRSLSGELASATLKRLEDTLPWYGEMPPGRRSAVGLVAQAGITSFIHWYDDPDSTPWIAADVFGAAPRELLRSVSLQQTLQLIRVTVEVVEDRVRDRHRTVRDAILLYSREIAFAAADVYARAAEARGLWDARLEALVVDSILSGEYDDELPSRIAALGWHGHGEVSVLVGTAPAVLDVDQLRRTARHLEADVLIGVQGSRLVLVIGRASPAVVDPDAAAPETAPVSFLEIATQLEPGFGSGHLVLGHEVPSLVEASRSARAALAGFAVARSWRNAPRPTLADDLLPERALAGDPLARSTLINRIYKPLQAHSTELLATLWCYLDTGRSLEATARELFVHPNTVRYRLKRVSDVIGWDATGAREALILQAALIIGSIAEAGTTVPKQQGSGRARPKRQAAR; translated from the coding sequence GTGACACCCAGCGACCGGCACGACACCGACGTGGAGACCGGGGAGACGAAGGCGGAGACGCTGACGTGGCTCCGGTCCCTGTCGGGCGAGCTCGCGAGCGCGACGCTCAAGCGGCTGGAGGACACGCTGCCCTGGTACGGCGAGATGCCGCCCGGGCGGCGGTCCGCCGTCGGTCTGGTCGCGCAGGCGGGCATCACGTCCTTCATCCACTGGTATGACGACCCCGACTCCACCCCGTGGATCGCGGCGGACGTGTTCGGCGCGGCACCCCGCGAGCTCCTGCGCTCCGTGAGCCTGCAGCAGACGCTGCAGCTCATCCGCGTCACGGTGGAGGTCGTCGAGGACCGCGTACGTGACCGGCACCGCACGGTGCGCGACGCGATCCTCCTGTACTCGCGGGAGATCGCGTTCGCCGCGGCCGACGTCTACGCGCGCGCCGCCGAGGCCCGCGGCCTCTGGGACGCCCGGCTCGAGGCGCTCGTCGTCGACAGCATCCTGTCCGGCGAGTACGACGACGAGCTGCCCTCGCGGATCGCAGCGCTCGGCTGGCACGGGCACGGCGAGGTCTCCGTGCTCGTGGGCACGGCGCCCGCGGTGCTCGACGTCGACCAGCTGCGGCGCACGGCGCGGCACCTCGAGGCCGACGTGCTCATCGGGGTCCAGGGCAGCCGCCTGGTCCTCGTCATCGGACGCGCATCCCCCGCCGTCGTCGACCCGGACGCCGCGGCGCCGGAGACGGCCCCCGTGTCCTTCCTCGAGATCGCCACGCAGCTCGAGCCCGGCTTCGGATCCGGCCACCTGGTGCTCGGCCACGAGGTGCCGAGCCTCGTGGAGGCGTCGCGGAGCGCGCGGGCCGCGCTGGCCGGCTTCGCCGTCGCCCGGTCGTGGCGGAACGCGCCGCGGCCCACGCTCGCCGACGACCTGCTGCCCGAGCGCGCCCTCGCCGGCGACCCGCTCGCCCGGTCGACGCTCATCAACCGGATCTACAAGCCGCTGCAGGCGCACTCGACCGAGCTGCTCGCGACGCTGTGGTGCTACCTCGACACGGGCCGCTCGCTCGAGGCGACCGCGCGGGAGCTGTTCGTGCACCCCAACACGGTGCGCTACCGCCTCAAGCGCGTCTCCGACGTGATCGGCTGGGACGCCACGGGCGCGCGCGAGGCCCTCATCCTGCAGGCGGCGCTCATCATCGGGAGCATCGCCGAGGCGGGCACCACGGTCCCCAAGCAGCAGGGGTCGGGTCGCGCCCGCCCGAAGCGCCAGGCGGCACGATGA